In the Desulfuromonadales bacterium genome, GGGGGCACCTGCCACCGGGCTCTTTGCATTTTTCCCCCTTCCCTCGCGCCGCCGAAAGGCGTATCCTGTTGCCGGTCCTTATCACCCTGCGAGGTTATGCCCACATGAAGAAGTTCCTTGTCCTGCTCGCCCTGTTCCCCCTCTTCTGCTCTTCCGCTTTTGCCGCCGCTGCCGATTTCAAAGTCCCGATCCTCCTCTACCATCGCTTCGGACCGACCGTTGCCGACAGCATGACGATCACCACGCCGGTCTTCGAGTCGCACCTGAAGTTCCTCAAGGAGAACGGCTACACCGTCATCCCCCTGCGGCAACTGGTCGACTATTACCTGAAAAAGGGACCGGCGCCGGCGCCCAAATCGGTGGTCATCGTCGCCGACGATGCCCACAAGTCGGTTTACACCGACATGCTGCCGCTGGTGAAGCGCTACCGGATGCCGGTGACCCTCTTCACCTACCCCTCGGCCATCTCCAACGCCAGCTACGCCATGACCTGGGAGCAGCTGCGCGAGGTGAAAGCAACCGGGCTCTTCGACATCCAGTCGCACACCTACTGGCACCCCAACTTCAAGCAGGAGAAGAAGAAGCTCTCCGCGGCGGAGTACGACAAGTTGGTGACCTCGCAGCTGGGCAAGGCGAAGGCGAAACTGGAGAAAGAACTTGGCGGACCGGTAGACCTGCTCGCCTGGCCGTTCGGCATCTACGACGACGAACTCTTGAGGAAAGCGGCGGCTGCCGGCTACGTGGCGACCTTCACCATCGAGGCCCACCCCGCCGGACCGGCGGATACTTTGATGAAGCTACCGCGCTTCCTGCTGAACAACAGTGCCCAGGGCAGCACCTTCGCCCGGATCGTCGGCGCCGAAGCGCGACCGGTGGTGGCGAAGGCGCCTGCCGCGGCAGGGGCGAAAACAAAGTAATCCGGGGCGGCGATGCTTCTCGGAGTCCCGAAGGGGCGGGTGTGCAACCCGCCCCTTCTGCGTTTAACGAAAGTTCATTGACGGGTGGGGGGGGAAGGGGTAAAAAAAGATGCAGTCTTGTAACCTTTCTCTCGTGACCGCCTAAACATCCAAAACGTGAATAATGGGGAGATGTCAAGACAAGTGAGAGTCCATGTTTCAGCAGTAATTCAGAGGACACCTCACTTAATTGGCGACAGATAGTACCGGGGACAGGCGGGAATCAAGCGAAGCACCCCCCGGGCTCAGCATACCGGTCCCATACAAAAGTCGACGGAAGAGAGCTTATGACCGGTTTCATCGATCTTTGGGCCGCATTTTTCATCCAGATGTTCATCATTATCGACCCGATCGCCGGCGTGCCGGTCTTTCTCGCCATCACCCCCCACAGCAGTAGCGACAAGCGCCGACTGATGGCCCGCCGCGGCTGCCTCGCCGCCTTCGGGGTTCTTGCGTTCTTCCTGCTCATCGGCCCGCCCTTCGTCAGTTTTTTCGGCATCACGCCCCCCGCCGTGCGCATCTGCGGCGGAGTGCTGCTCTTCTTCATCGGCATCGAGATGCTCTACGGGCGCCGAACAGGCACCGAAACCACCCCTGGCGAAGAGCGCCTGGCCGAGGCGAAGGACGACATCTCCATCACGCCGCTGGCCATCCCGCTGCTGGCAGGCCCCGGCGCCATCACCACG is a window encoding:
- a CDS encoding polysaccharide deacetylase family protein, whose protein sequence is MKKFLVLLALFPLFCSSAFAAAADFKVPILLYHRFGPTVADSMTITTPVFESHLKFLKENGYTVIPLRQLVDYYLKKGPAPAPKSVVIVADDAHKSVYTDMLPLVKRYRMPVTLFTYPSAISNASYAMTWEQLREVKATGLFDIQSHTYWHPNFKQEKKKLSAAEYDKLVTSQLGKAKAKLEKELGGPVDLLAWPFGIYDDELLRKAAAAGYVATFTIEAHPAGPADTLMKLPRFLLNNSAQGSTFARIVGAEARPVVAKAPAAAGAKTK
- a CDS encoding MarC family protein, giving the protein MTGFIDLWAAFFIQMFIIIDPIAGVPVFLAITPHSSSDKRRLMARRGCLAAFGVLAFFLLIGPPFVSFFGITPPAVRICGGVLLFFIGIEMLYGRRTGTETTPGEERLAEAKDDISITPLAIPLLAGPGAITTTLIFAGRAQTPADHLALFLSLAGVFALTFVFLRQADRLMNLIGLLGATILTRIMGLVLAFLAVQYVIDGITAAWRQ